A window of the Catenulispora sp. MAP5-51 genome harbors these coding sequences:
- a CDS encoding GNAT family N-acetyltransferase, with product MTPPAEPAKALAPGVVPPDTVDLDGFHLRRPTSEDAQALHAAVKASFAELHPWMPWCTEPVELASQQGFIERSETGWSAQTTFNWLIVDAGDHLIGTIGLMDRIGPGGLEIGYWLRTDATGRGVMTRATARVTDIALSLPGVERVEIHCDAANVRSAAIPRRLGYRLDREAHTEPEAPGESGLNQHWITP from the coding sequence ATGACCCCACCCGCTGAACCCGCCAAGGCCCTCGCGCCGGGCGTCGTGCCCCCGGACACCGTCGACCTGGACGGGTTCCACCTGCGCCGTCCCACCTCCGAGGACGCCCAGGCCCTGCACGCGGCCGTGAAGGCCAGCTTCGCCGAGCTGCACCCGTGGATGCCGTGGTGCACCGAGCCGGTGGAGCTCGCCTCCCAGCAGGGGTTCATCGAGCGCTCCGAGACCGGCTGGAGCGCGCAGACCACGTTCAACTGGCTGATCGTGGACGCCGGCGACCACCTGATCGGCACCATCGGTCTGATGGACCGGATCGGCCCCGGCGGCCTGGAGATCGGCTACTGGCTGCGCACCGACGCCACCGGCCGCGGCGTGATGACCCGCGCCACCGCCCGGGTCACCGACATCGCCCTGTCCCTGCCCGGCGTGGAGCGCGTGGAGATCCACTGCGACGCCGCGAACGTCCGCAGCGCCGCGATCCCCCGCCGCCTGGGCTACCGCCTGGACCGCGAGGCCCACACAGAGCCTGAGGCCCCCGGGGAGTCCGGGCTGAACCAGCACTGGATCACCCCCTGA